In one Lolium rigidum isolate FL_2022 chromosome 3, APGP_CSIRO_Lrig_0.1, whole genome shotgun sequence genomic region, the following are encoded:
- the LOC124702630 gene encoding ubiquinone biosynthesis protein COQ9, mitochondrial-like, translating to MASSLAARRLLSRAFAARRVLPCASPLPSSPSALRRLATDASPPPPLPPPPLEPTVDPPKSEGASSYPGAGAGAGGSYQSGPGAASGGRRPGGAGYEEEQEKVLRASLLHVPRMGWSESAMIAGARDVGVSPAIVGAFQRKEAALVEFFMDDCLQQLMDRVDAGEGEQLKTLILTERLARLIRMRLEMQAPYISKWPQALSIQSQPANVSTSLKQRAVLVDEIWHAAGDSGSDIDWYVKRAVLGGIYSTSEVYMLTDNSPEFRDTWTFVNSRIKDALNLEKSVKEAGYLAEAMRAGLGVGPIQDILGKVFQK from the exons ATGGCCTCCTCCCTCGCGGCCCGCCGCCTGCTCTCCCGCGCCTTCGCCGCCCGGCGCGTCCTCCCCTGCGCCTCTCCGCTGCCTTCCTCCCCCTCCGCTCTCCGCCggctcgccaccgacgcctcgccgccaccgcctctcCCGCCTCCGCCTCTCGAGCCCACAGTCGATCCGCCCAAGTCGGAGGGCGCCTCCTCCTACcccggtgccggtgccggcgcTGGCGGGTCCTACCAGTCGGGACCGGGTGCTGCATCGGGGGGCCGCCGCCCGGGTGGCGCGGGGtacgaggaggagcaggagaaggTCCTCCGCGCGTCGCTGCTCCATGTG ccGAGGATGGGATGGAGCGAGTCGGCCATGATCGCGGGGGCGAGGGACGTGGGCGTGTCGCCGGCCATTGTCGGTGCCTTCCAGAGGAAAGAGGCCGCGCTCGTTGAG TTTTTCATGGATGACTGCCTTCAACAACTCATGGATCGCGTTGATGCTGGTGAGGGAGAGCAGTTGAAAACCTTGATACTCACTGAGAGACTAGCCAGGCTTATTCGTATGAGGCTTGAGATGCAGGCACCTTACATTTCAAAGTGGCCTCAAGCCCTGAGTATCCAG TCCCAACCGGCAAACGTCTCCACAAGCTTGAAGCAGAGAGCGGTCCTTGTTGATGAGATTTGGCATGCTGCTGGAGATTCTGGATCAGATATTGATTGGTATGTGAAGCGTGCTGTGCTTGGTGGGATCTACTCAACCTCGGAGGTGTACATGCTAACAGATAATTCTCCAG AGTTTCGTGACACGTGGACTTTTGTGAATAGCCGCATCAAAGACGCTCTCAATCTCGAGAAATCTGTTAAGGAG GCTGGATATCTAGCTGAAGCCATGAGAGCAGGCCTGGGTGTTGGCCCCATACAGGACATCCTGGGCAAGGTTTTCCAGAAATGA